AGGTCAGTTTTAGTTGCCTGAAAGGCAAGTACTTGGAAGAGCTCAATGCCCAGCCTTGGGTATAAATcttaaatcacaaaataaatctTTAGCATTCATTGTGCTGCCTGCAGAAACTATGTAGTTGTGCCAGTTGAGTAGTTATTTCTGTCAAGATTGTTCATTTGAAGGCGTTGGTTTTTTGGCACTAGTAAAAGCAGTCAGACCTActcaaaacaaacagcaaaacTTGAAATTGATGCCTTTTGTTGTCCTTGCTATTCTGGATTCCTTGTCTAAACTTTATGTAGAAAGCTTTAGATTGACAGATTGTGATACTTGTGATCAATTTCCAGATTCAGTCTTGTTTTCTATGCTTTATTTTGATAGATTCAAACTGTAACGTTAATTCCTGGAGATGGAATCGGTCCAGAGATCTCCACTGCAGTAATGAAGATATTTGAAGCAGCTAAGGTAAGTATCTGTTGCTTTACTCTTCGGGAATGCAGCATAGGCTGCAAGTTTCAACAAGTGCATTATCAACTTTTTCTGCATGTGTCAGGCTTAAAATTGAGCTACtgtaatatatcttttttttaaccctTTTGTGCACCGTTTTAAATCTCAGTTGTGAACTTTTTCCTTAACCAGGCCCCTATTCAATGGGAAGAGAGAAATGTCACCGCCATCAAAGGACCTGGAGGCAGATGGATGATCCCTCCTGAGGCCAAAGAGTCGatggacaaaaacaaaattggATTAAAAGGTACATTTGCTGACTTTGTCTCATAGTAGGCAAATTTTCATTGTATATATGAAACTCACATGATCAgatatgaattatattttaggACCACTGAAAACACCAATTGCTGCTGGACACCCGTCCATGAACCTGCTGCTAAGGAAGACCTTTGACCTGTATGCTAATGTGCGTCCTTGTGTGTCAATTGAGGGCTATAAGACGCCTTACACTGATGTGGATCTGGTCACCatcagagaaaacacagaaggAGAGTACAGTGGGATTGAACATTTGGTGAGTATGAGTGCTCACTTgtcttttaaactatttatccAGTAACCAAACCAGGGCTAGTTGCTCTTATTCTTTTGATTTCTACTTCAGAGATCTGCATTTGCAGGAAAAAGTGTGTGAACCCAATGGATTTCTACATCAATTGATCTGCCTTTCTAAATGaatcctttttttttgtattttttaattggaCCGTTCATCATTAAAAACTAGTTTAGTATTCTTAATGCCAAAGCATCTCCGGTAGTCTGACATCAGGATTTATGGGGTTCACATAGTTTTACCCCATAACTGCATTTAGACCTTTAGTTTCGGTGTAGCACAATAGGATGACATTTGACTTTTGGAGCCCTCAGCAGCTGATTGGCTCCTTCACAAATGTCAAAGGTCGTTCTATTGTCATCTAATGCTGTCTTAACCAGTTTCTCACGCAGCGCTAGCGGGAATTCAGTGGCACAGCTCATATTTCAGTGCTGTTTATTCTTTAGGTAGGTGCCACTCGGCTGCTGTAAATCAGTTGTCTCTGGTCCCAGCCCATAGTGTGTCCAAGCGTCATGTGTCCCTTTGTCTGTTCACGTTATCAACTTGTACATTACGGTTCAAGAATTTGGGGAAGAGGggttaatacttttattcagcaaggatgcattaaattgatcaaaagtgacagtaaagacacgtATAAAGATGATTGTTTCAAagaagtttccacaaaaacataaGGGAGCACAACTTGTTTcagtagcaaatcagcatatttgaatgattcctgaaggatcatgtgacactggattaatgatgctggaaattcagatttgcatcacaggaatgaattacattttaaaatgttaaaatagaaaacagttgttttaagttgtattaatatttcacagtattacagtttttactgtgattttgaccaaataaatgtagtctttgtgagaaactcctttcaaaaacatttttaaacaatcaTACCGACtctaaacatttgaacagtagtgaaaatttaaaaaaatctttttaattttCTCAAATTTTCTGTGGAcattaaaaaagataaaatttagaccccaaatttttaaatggtaatgtacatgatgTGATTCtataaataaagcattaaagggacagttcacccaaaaatgaaaattctgtcaataattattcatcctcatgttgttccaaacctgtaaggcTTTTGTTCATCTGATCCTGCATAGAccgcaacacaactgacacgttcaaggtccagaaaggtagtaaggacatcggtaaaataatccttgtgacatcagttgttcaaccttaattttatgaagctacaagaatacgttttgtgcacaaagaaaaccaaaataatgactttattccaATTTTTTCACATTGactgttttaatgatgtcctttctacctttctgggccttgaacatggtagttatgtttttgtctatgcagggtcagaaagctctcggatttcatcaaaaatatcttaatttgtgttccaaagataaaTGAAgctcttacaggtttggaagggtgagtaattaatgacagaatttttcttttttgggtgaactatccctttaagctgcCTTATAGGTCAAGTCCACCATATGAAACTTGCTGCGCAAAATTTGAGTCTGTACAACAGTCATCAATCATATCTTGCCCTTTTGTATTAGCTAACCTGACCTTGTTTTTTGAAACCTAAACATGGCTTTTGTCAAGGTCTGGTTATCTCAATATTATATTTGCACTATTTTCACTCTTAATCAGATTGTGGATGGAGTTGTGCAGAGtattaaactgatcacagaGGATGCCAGCAGGCGCATCGCTGAGTACGCATTTGAGTACGCCAGGAATAACCAAAGAGCCAGTGTCACGGCCGTTCACAAAGCCAACATCATGTGAGTCACAAATCACATAGTAACTTTGTAGCTATAGTAATATAGTATACAGTATAGTAATTTCTGTATAACAAGTTTTTACTGACAACAAATGTCTTGTTGGATCTAATTacaaaataactgtaatataaAGATGCTAAATTCAGTGATGTCTTCTAGGCGAATGTCTGACGGTCTGTTTCTGAGGAAGTGCAGAGAGGTTGCTGAGAATTTCAAGGACGTGAAATTCACTGAGATGTATCTGGATACAGTCTGTCTTAATGTATGTTTACAAGAGAACTTCATTCATtattcatctgtgaaacacatatatatatatatatatatatatgtgtatatatatatatatatatatatacatatattattttgtaaatgtgcttttgctgtttttattatttttatttatatagctctattattatttcagtgcTGCAGTGCTGCATGTTTATGAGTTTCAGTTTGGCCTTTTTTACTTATACTGTGAAATATGGAAAATACAGAATACTGTTGCATTGCATTCACACACAGCGAATACAGTATTTGAAAGTAAATGTGGTCCCcgttttaatgtaaattaaatttcatgATGATCAAGTTTGTAATAATTCTCAaaccattttataatttatgtgAGTTATTAGAAGACCTGCTCAATGTAGTGACCcagaaatcattttacttttatacaGTCTTTACATTACTTTGTATTGTGATTATCCACTAGATGGTGCAAGATCCTTCTCAGTTTGATGTACTTGTAATGCCTAATCTTTATGGCGACATCTTGAGGTGAGTCTGTATAAAGCATcatataatgataatatatgTGATATGATTATCTACAAAGTGCAAGTCTCACCAAGCTTTGATTTGGGTTTCAGTGATCTGTGCGCTGGATTGATTGGGGGTCTTGGAGTCACTCCCAGTGGAAACATCGGAGCCAATGGTGTTGCCATATTTGAATCAGTATGTGTTGGACTCTGGAGGTTGATGCAATAGCTTCACAATGGACTGATTGATTAAATAGCATCATTCCATATATCATAatccatttatatattttttttatgtgttagGTACACGGAACTGCCCCCGACATTGCAGGCAAAGACCTGGCGAACCCCACTGCCCTTTTGCTCAGTGCCGTCATGATGCTGCGCCACATGGGACTTCATGGGCACGCTAAAAAGATTGAGACCGCCTGCTTCGACACCATACGGGAAAAAAAGGTAGGATCAGTCattgaatatgaatattaatttagCTTCTACCATCAAGACAGAACTTATTTTTATGTCTATTACCCATCTAATATTTCAGGTTCTGACTAAAGACCTCGGTGGAAACTCTAAGTGCTCAGAGTTCACAGGTGACATCTGCCGAAGAGTGCAGGACATGGAATGAGGCTTTTCTAGAGTCTATGTTTGGATCTGAAGCCTAAAGAACtgacagtcaaaaaaaaaaaaaaaaaattaatcttcGTATCATTCTGCTATCTGCTCACAATTCTACTAAGTGTCTGCATTTTCGTTTCTCCAGAACTACAAAGCACTGTCTTAAATGTCCTTCAGTGACTGTATTTGTGAGCTGTTTTAATCTGTCAAAAAGGAACTACATAATCTAAgataaactgtatttattgaCTGGACACTTTCTCTGGTTTGATGTGTTTTGACAATTTGCCATTCTgtcatatgacagaaataatcTTGTACAAATAGTAGGGGCGTAAATACATAAAGggtattttgaattatttagttttggtaacactttagaataatgggtcatttgttaacattagttaatgtattaactaacatgaacaaacaatgaacaatgcattaattacagtatttattcctctttgttaacgttagttaataaaaatacaatcattcattgttagttcatgttagttcacagtgcattaactaatgttaacaaacacaacttgtgattttaataatgcattagtaaatgctgaaaatagcattaactaagattaataaatgctgtagtagTATTGTTCactcttagttcatgttagttaatacattaactaatgttaacaaatgacccattattctaaagtgttaccttagtttttttttttgcttcaaagtGTGGTAAATCCGTTAAAAAAAGTGAATatgtttcacattttttatgtttaagcTTTTACATCAGCTATGAACTTTGCATTATGGTTaacaattaatataattcaaaCAGTTCTTGACCTTTGCTGTCAATTGTGAAATGACTGTACTATCAAGACATGACTGTGGATGGAATATATACGTCTATTTTTATGGACAAAACAAACcatgtctttatttttacagaGCACTCATACTGCATAAACTAACATTACCATACACAGTAAATCCATAGACAAAgctcaaaatttatttttaagatctGTTCAAAACGTACAGGAATATTAAACGTATCCAATTTACATGGAAGACAATTAACAGTATGTTTATGgtagatattaaaaaaataggGCACTTAGTGttgttagattaaaaaaaataataaaatcattaaaaacctAATTTCAACAATATGATTGGCTAAAAAAGCAACCGTATCTTCAACAGAGATGCAGCCTGTCGAGGTTGTCTATTCTCTGTAAAAACTCTCTATTTCATCTTGATACATCTGCAACACCACTGGGCGACGTAGTTTCATTGTAGGACCTGAAAAGTAACATAATTCTATTATCTTTTGGAAATAACTATTGTTCCAGTTTCAATAGAAGTAAAGATCCatcagaaaatatattatttttatcccCATTAGCACTCACCTAGTTCTCCTCCAACAATTGAGAAATCTTTCCCTAATATGGTCCATTTTTGAACGCGCTGGGCATTTGAGGTTGCTTTTGAGTTGACCCGTGCGATGCCCTCTTCAATGGACTGGTACACTATCTTGTCTTTTCCTCCAATGATGTCTGACACCTTTGTCGATTGGCTACCATGCCGCTGACAGAATTCCACAGCCTCCAAGCTAAGAATGTCCGTGGGTTCTGTAGTCTCTGGATTGATTGTGCACTATCAAAGGAAAGGAATAATAGATTAACCTAAACGGTTTTGAAGTTATTGAAGCCAGAGCCTTTCACAAGCCATAGTTTACCTTTAGCGTTAGCAGCATGGACAGAAATTTCCTCTTGTCTCCAATCAGCATGGCATTGCTGATGATTGGCAACTCCTGTTTTACAGCATCCTCTATGGGAAGTGGGGGAACATTCTCTCCTCCAGCCGTGATAATAAGCTCTAAATGAAAAGAGATTGAAtggaaatgtcattttaagctAACCTGAAACCAATTATAGCATCAAAGCTAGTAAAAAATATGTAGGATTCAAAATAGCATCCTTTACCTTTTATTCTTCCAGTGATGTAAAGGAAGCCATCTTCATCTACCTTTCCCATGTCTCCAGACCGGAGCCATCCATCTTCATCCAAAGCCTCCTTTGTTTTATCCTCCAGGTTGAGGAATCCCATGAAGACATTACGGCCCCAGAAACACACCTCTCCAATGCCATCAGCATCTACGTTTACTAGTTTGTATCGGCAGCCCGGAACCACTTTACCACAGCTAGAAGAGTTTTGGGAATTGTTACACAGTGAGCTTGTTGATTATTGGCCTTCAGATTGAAGGTACTCAACCTTTAAGTTGAGGTAAGAAGGCTTGCCTTGAAAATCGGTATGCTTTAGGTCCAGACATGAAGTGGGGTCCTGAGCTTTCACTCATCCCGTAGGCTTCGTACAGCCGAATGTTGAGGCCGAGGAAGAACTGAAGAGTTTCACTTCCAATAGGTGCTGCTCCCGAGAAGAACTTCACACAATTGGAGAAGCCCAGCTCAGCACGAAGCTTCTGCAAGACCAAACTGTCTGCAAGAGTGAACAGGAATGACTTCTCCTCATCCCTAATTTCAAGAAAATGATCATAAAAACATAAGAAAACTTTTAGATAACTTCAATGTAATGTGGACAGTGatatactttaaaaatttaCATACTTCGTAAGCCTTTGATTAGCCTCCAGACTAACAGACATGGCCCATGTCACCAGTTTCCTTTTCATGTATCCACACCGTGAAATGTCTTCTTTGATCTTTTCCATAATTTTCTCCCAAACACGAGGAACGCCCATGTGGGCTGTAGGGGTTACCTCTCGAAGAGTGTCTACTAAAGTCCCCTAAAAGGTAACATAAAATTTCAAGTAAACAATGTAGAGTAGAATTTgatcttttataacatttgaCAGTGCTGTAGTAGTCTGAGTCCAAGATCATACGCCCATGAACCTTTACATTATGACCACCTATTTAATAACCGGTAGGACCTCCATTAGCCCATATAACAGTGGACATGCAGCGAGGTGTTAATTTGACGAGGTGGCGATAGGTCCCCTGGGGTAGCTGCTACTATAATGTCAACAGCAGGTCCTTCACTTTCCATACATTGAGGAATGGTAATGATGTAGTGTGAACCCGCTTTTCCAAGTCGATGTTGGACTGGTTGAATTTGGAGACCAAAGCATTAACAGAAATGTACCATCATGTTCCTTGAACCACTCCTTGACAATTCTGGCAGTGTGGCATGGCGCATTATCCTGTTGGTTGCCATGAATGGGTGCACTTGGTCCTCAACGAAGTTCAGATACCTCATAGCTGTCAGGAATTGTGCTATTGGGATAATGGTGCCCCAACAAAACATTGCCCACAGCATAACCGGGAACTGTGTCCACCCAACAGTGCATCCAGGTGCCACAGCCTCTGTTGGTAACCGGCGTATCTGCACTCAGCCATTACAGCATCTAAAGCAGGCGTTCCACCTTCCAGCAGAGTGTGTAAGATTGGTAGGAAGTGTATAAGAAGGGCAGGCGtattggagctaaactctgcaggaaggtggCTCTCCAGGAGCAGAACTGACTGGCCTAAAGCTAAACAAAAGTTATGTTCTTAAACATTTACCTTTAGAGCATCTGGCTGAGCAAAGTTAACTTGCTCCCCCCACTGGATCCCTGTCCAGAGATCATAGATCTGGGCGGCAATATGGCTGAGAGGAAGGTAGCTGACCAGAGACTCTTGCCTGATTTCAGCCTGCTGTATATCTCCAGCTCTGCTTGCATGGTGGGCTGTCCATGTGATCTATAAGCGTCCAGAATTTAAAACTGTCATTAATCTGCAGCAAAACATTGCTGCTATATTGGCATTTTCCATAGTAGCTTACGTTATCATGGCTTAACATCACTCCTTTTGGTGATCCGGTTGTCCCAGATGTGTAAATAAGTGCACAGCACTGATTGGCTTTCTGACTACTGATGACTTCATCTAGTTCTTGATCAGAGACCTCCAGTCCTAGTCCCATGAACTCTTCCCACTGTTCAAAGACAAACAGTTACGGTAACTTTGGCCTACATGCTAACTCAGAGAGATCTCTATATCAGACACTCACCGAATAGAGATTGGGCAACTTCTCCTTCAAAGATCCAGAATACTGTACTATGGCTTTCAAGTGTGGAAGCTTATCCTTTACCTAACAAGACAAACAGGAGTATTAATCAGCTTGCTCGTTGAGTATGAGGAGGTCagtttgagaaaataaaatagacCAAATGGTACCTGTAAAATCTTATCCAGCTGCTTTTGATTTTCTACAACAATGACATTGGCTCTTGAGTCTTTAGCAACATAGAGGCAGGCATCTGGTGAGTTTGTGGTGTAGATACCCGCCATTATACCCCtagcacaaacaa
This genomic stretch from Onychostoma macrolepis isolate SWU-2019 chromosome 25, ASM1243209v1, whole genome shotgun sequence harbors:
- the idh3a gene encoding isocitrate dehydrogenase [NAD] subunit alpha, mitochondrial isoform X2; protein product: MAGNAWRSTVSRVMGAIKTQSPQPRTFSRGIQTVTLIPGDGIGPEISTAVMKIFEAAKAPIQWEERNVTAIKGPGGRWMIPPEAKESMDKNKIGLKGPLKTPIAAGHPSMNLLLRKTFDLYANVRPCVSIEGYKTPYTDVDLVTIRENTEGEYSGIEHLIVDGVVQSIKLITEDASRRIAEYAFEYARNNQRASVTAVHKANIMRMSDGLFLRKCREVAENFKDVKFTEMYLDTVCLNMVQDPSQFDVLVMPNLYGDILSDLCAGLIGGLGVTPSGNIGANGVAIFESVHGTAPDIAGKDLANPTALLLSAVMMLRHMGLHGHAKKIETACFDTIREKKVLTKDLGGNSKCSEFTGDICRRVQDME
- the idh3a gene encoding isocitrate dehydrogenase [NAD] subunit alpha, mitochondrial isoform X1, which gives rise to MAGNAWRSTLIKLLERCGVRISDSSWSPEVSRVMGAIKTQSPQPRTFSRGIQTVTLIPGDGIGPEISTAVMKIFEAAKAPIQWEERNVTAIKGPGGRWMIPPEAKESMDKNKIGLKGPLKTPIAAGHPSMNLLLRKTFDLYANVRPCVSIEGYKTPYTDVDLVTIRENTEGEYSGIEHLIVDGVVQSIKLITEDASRRIAEYAFEYARNNQRASVTAVHKANIMRMSDGLFLRKCREVAENFKDVKFTEMYLDTVCLNMVQDPSQFDVLVMPNLYGDILSDLCAGLIGGLGVTPSGNIGANGVAIFESVHGTAPDIAGKDLANPTALLLSAVMMLRHMGLHGHAKKIETACFDTIREKKVLTKDLGGNSKCSEFTGDICRRVQDME
- the acsbg1 gene encoding long-chain-fatty-acid--CoA ligase ACSBG1 isoform X1 — protein: MSTGTQIHQQTDPTNNQLGKSSVCSPMTEVLQQDVGTGLSEKKSIEEVLAGAELAPAQSLWTTEASGSVQLRMDELCPEQPITVHQMFTNSVQKYRKLTALASKRGNKWEKVTFSEYYHLSRMAAKSFLKLGLERFHSVAILGFNSAEWFIAAVGTVFAGGIMAGIYTTNSPDACLYVAKDSRANVIVVENQKQLDKILQVKDKLPHLKAIVQYSGSLKEKLPNLYSWEEFMGLGLEVSDQELDEVISSQKANQCCALIYTSGTTGSPKGVMLSHDNITWTAHHASRAGDIQQAEIRQESLVSYLPLSHIAAQIYDLWTGIQWGEQVNFAQPDALKGTLVDTLREVTPTAHMGVPRVWEKIMEKIKEDISRCGYMKRKLVTWAMSVSLEANQRLTKDEEKSFLFTLADSLVLQKLRAELGFSNCVKFFSGAAPIGSETLQFFLGLNIRLYEAYGMSESSGPHFMSGPKAYRFSSCGKVVPGCRYKLVNVDADGIGEVCFWGRNVFMGFLNLEDKTKEALDEDGWLRSGDMGKVDEDGFLYITGRIKELIITAGGENVPPLPIEDAVKQELPIISNAMLIGDKRKFLSMLLTLKCTINPETTEPTDILSLEAVEFCQRHGSQSTKVSDIIGGKDKIVYQSIEEGIARVNSKATSNAQRVQKWTILGKDFSIVGGELGPTMKLRRPVVLQMYQDEIESFYRE
- the acsbg1 gene encoding long-chain-fatty-acid--CoA ligase ACSBG1 isoform X2 codes for the protein MTEVLQQDVGTGLSEKKSIEEVLAGAELAPAQSLWTTEASGSVQLRMDELCPEQPITVHQMFTNSVQKYRKLTALASKRGNKWEKVTFSEYYHLSRMAAKSFLKLGLERFHSVAILGFNSAEWFIAAVGTVFAGGIMAGIYTTNSPDACLYVAKDSRANVIVVENQKQLDKILQVKDKLPHLKAIVQYSGSLKEKLPNLYSWEEFMGLGLEVSDQELDEVISSQKANQCCALIYTSGTTGSPKGVMLSHDNITWTAHHASRAGDIQQAEIRQESLVSYLPLSHIAAQIYDLWTGIQWGEQVNFAQPDALKGTLVDTLREVTPTAHMGVPRVWEKIMEKIKEDISRCGYMKRKLVTWAMSVSLEANQRLTKDEEKSFLFTLADSLVLQKLRAELGFSNCVKFFSGAAPIGSETLQFFLGLNIRLYEAYGMSESSGPHFMSGPKAYRFSSCGKVVPGCRYKLVNVDADGIGEVCFWGRNVFMGFLNLEDKTKEALDEDGWLRSGDMGKVDEDGFLYITGRIKELIITAGGENVPPLPIEDAVKQELPIISNAMLIGDKRKFLSMLLTLKCTINPETTEPTDILSLEAVEFCQRHGSQSTKVSDIIGGKDKIVYQSIEEGIARVNSKATSNAQRVQKWTILGKDFSIVGGELGPTMKLRRPVVLQMYQDEIESFYRE